The following coding sequences are from one Stigmatopora nigra isolate UIUO_SnigA chromosome 10, RoL_Snig_1.1, whole genome shotgun sequence window:
- the strip1 gene encoding striatin-interacting protein 1 homolog: MRAHLARRHRSSVKMEVGGNGGGLAVNNKQRAMIPNKSRGEFTRNQRKDSEGLSETPDLEFEYADTDKWAAEFSELYSYTEGPEFSLNRTCFEEEFRTHVCDKKWTELDAPQHRAHAMRLLDGLEVTAREKRLKVARAILYMVQGTFGECSSEAEVQHWMRYNIFLLLEVGTFSALVELLNMEIDNSAACSSAVRKPAISLADSTDLRVLLNIMYLMVETIQQDDPADLADWRIIRETFRAELGSPLYNNEPIAVMLFGMVTKFCSGHAPHFPMKKVLLLLWKSILFTLGGFDQLQTIKVHKRAHLSLPPLPEDSIRVVRSMRAASPPASASDLIEQQQKRARREHKSLIKQDNLDAFNEKDPYKADDTREDEDENDDNDNSMETETFPMERDEVMPPLIPHPPSERVSFPKGLPWAPKVREKDIENFLESSRSKFIGYTLGSDTDTVVGLPRPIHESIKTLKQHKYVSIAEIQILKEEEFQKTPLSGGEEEVEMCSTELLYQGILPTLPQYMIALLKILLAAAPTSKAKTDSINILADVLPEEMPTTVLQSMKLGVDVNRHKEIIVKAISAILLLLLKHFKLNHIYQFEYMAQHLVFANCIPLILKFFNQNIMSYITAKNSISVLDFPYCVVHELPELTAESLEAGDNNQFCWRNLFSCINLLRILNKLTKWKHSRTMMLVVFKSAPILKRALKVKQAMMQLYVLKLLKVQTKYLGRQWRKSNMKTMSAIYQKVRHRLNDDWAYGNDLDARPWDFQAEECALRANIERFNSRRYDKNQSNPDFLPVDNCLQSVLGQRVDLPEDFQMNYDLWLEREVFSKPISWEELLQ, translated from the exons ATGAGAGCTCATCTCGCGAGAAGACACCGCAGCTCCGTAAAAATGGAGGTCGGAGGAAACGGTGGTGGGCTAGCTGTAAACAATAAACAGAGAGCTATGATCCCCAACAAGAGTAGGGGAGAATTCACGCGTAACCAGAGAAAGGATTCAGAG GGCTTGTCTGAGACACCAGACCTTGAATTTGAATATGCTGATACGGACAAGTGGGCTGCAGAGTTTTCAG AACTGTACAGTTACACCGAAGGCCCAGAATTCTCCTTAAATAGAACATGTTTTGAAGAAGAATTCAGAACACATG TGTGTGATAAGAAGTGGACAGAGCTTGATGCACCTCAACACAGGGCGCATGCCATGCGGCTTCTGGATGGATTGGAGGTGACAGCTCGTGAGAAGAGGCTGAAGGTTGCTCGAGCCATCCTTTACATGGTGCAAG GAACCTTTGGCGAATGCAGTTCTGAAGCTGAAGTCCAGCATTGGATGAGATACAACATATTCCTTTTGCTAGAAGTCGGGACCTTTTCTGCTCTGGTAGAACTGCTCAACATGGAAATTGA CAACAGTGCCGCGTGTAGCAGTGCTGTCAGAAAACCGGCGATCTCCCTCGCTGATAGCACAGATCTCAGGGTGTTGCTAAACATCATGTACTTGATGGTAGAAACCATCCAACAGGACGACCCGGCCGATTTGGCGGATTGGAGAATTATTAGAGAAACATTTAGGGCAGAACTGG GTTCCCCCCTATACAACAATGAACCCATTGCAGTCATGCTATTTGGGATGGTAACCAAGTTCTGCAGTGGCCACGCCCCCCACTTCCCTATGAAGAAGGTCTTACTGCTGCTGTGGAAGAGCATACTA TTTACACTAGGAGGCTTTGATCAACTTCAAACCATAAAGGTCCACAAGCGTGCACACCTTAGTCTTCCCCCATTGCCGGAGGACAGTATTCGGGTCGTACGCAGTATGAGGGCGGCTTCCCCTCCTGCCTCTGCCTCTGACCTCATTGAACAGCAACAAAAACGAGCACGGCGTGAACACAAG TCACTGATTAAACAGGATAATCTGGATGCCTTCAATGAAAAGGACCCTTACAAGGCCGATGATACCcgtgaggatgaggatgaaaatgatgacaatgataATTCAATGGAGACTGAGACTTTCCCAATGGAAAGGGATGAAGTGATGCCTCCTCTCATTCCTCATCCGCCATCAGAGAGGGTATCATTCCCTAAAGGACTGCCATGGGCCCCAAAAGTCAg GGAAAAGGACATTGAAAATTTCTTGGAGTCAAGTCGAAGTAAATTCATAGGGTACACACTTGGAAG TGACACAGACACAGTTGTTGGCTTACCAAGACCTATTCATGAGAGCATTAAGACACTTAAACAG CATAAATATGTCTCCATAGCTGAGATTCAGATTTTAAAGGAGGAAGAATTTCAGAAAACACCACTATCAGGG GGAGAAGAAGAAGTTGAGATGTGTTCTACTGAGTTGCTCTATCAGGGAATCCTACCCACATTACCTCAGTATATG ATCGCTCTGTTAAAGATTCTCCTAGCGGCAGCACCTACATCTAAAGCCAAGACTGATTCCATTAACATTCTGGCAGATGTGTTGCCGGAGGAGATGCC GACCACTGTGTTGCAGAGCATGAAACTGGGTGTTGACGTCAATCGACACAAAGAGATCATTGTGAAGGCCATTTCTGCTATCCTACTTTTGCTTCTCAAACACTTCAAACTTAATCACATCTATCAG TTTGAGTATATGGCTCAACACTTGGTGTTTGCAAACTGCATCCCCCTCATTTTGAAGTTCTTCAATCAGAATATCATGTCTTACATCACAGCTAAAAACAG CATCTCTGTGCTAGACTTTCCTTACTGCGTAGTACATGAGCTCCCGGAATTAACTGCAGAGAGTTTG GAAGCGGGAGACAACAACCAGTTTTGCTGGAGAAACTTGTTTTCCTGTATTAATCTGCTGAGGATCCTCAATAAACTGACCAAGTGGAAGCACTCAAGAACGATG ATGCTGGTTGTCTTCAAATCTGCTCCCATCCTGAAGAGGGCACTCAAAGTGAAACAGGCAATGATGCAGCTGTATGTCCTCAAGCTTCTCAAAGTGCAGACCAAATATCTTGGACGTCAGTGGCGGAAGAGCAACATGAAGACTATGTCAGCCATTTACCAGAAAGTCCGACATCGGCTAAATGATGATTGGGCTTATGGAAATG ATTTGGACGCTCGTCCCTGGGACTTTCAAGCAGAAGAATGCGCCCTACGTGCTAACATCGAACGCTTCAACAGTCGCCGTTACGACAAAAATCAGAGCAACCCGGACTTCCTTCCAGTGGACAACTGCCTGCAAAGCGTCCTAGGGCAGCGGGTGGACTTGCCCGAAGATTTTCAAATGAACTATGACCTCTGGCTGGAACGAGAGGTCTTCTCCAAACCAATTTCGTGGGAGGAGTTGCTGCAGTGA